One Rhizoctonia solani chromosome 2, complete sequence DNA segment encodes these proteins:
- a CDS encoding Fungal specific transcription factor domain, giving the protein MANSPLARATGGFVLANTEELHEKIIQLQDRISSLENALATLQAAHSSQPHPLLREELLELKAPLGTELAPAQSKRRRTEATNAVGEEQGPEVLDALGTLTIESEGRSVFYGGTAGAEFLLKPSESLDVKPSISSSVGRPGFTVNIELQHLSQSFPFTPIRGSEKEIKQQLRALLPAADKAWTICEFYFMNATWLYNPIPRSQFIETIFNRMYRTPTNVDACSAHQYSVMFGILAVGVQLNTDLPPLDCSSENTTVSAIQSILLMCYFCQLTDNKDSPMHHWALIGLGMKLAVGIGLHRDGKRWDLDPAEAELRRALWWELRTFDAWVAIGLGRPPSIAAIHTDTEWPKDPEAKMNQDGLIEPSYQRVKFVFARLLLEVLDGAFSATAPSYEKVLKLHKRLREFEGPPHLHVPGFFGNKYKETSLYVDNSLQLERHTTFCVPETILMHLHRSFFARAISESPDDPLQSRYAESVIAIHEAVLRHLAAVRSLFSLLPNLAMRFWLYWSHAFSGATILAALVIRCPGSSLSISALKGLDEVSDLFSQAQNACRARRALPTILKLRQRAHYAFKEYHSGHPTIISLDGSPPGNSDSGREENTLLGGRTRVITYQGQASEYRSGQSTSSTLSPYSDESGSVASGVAVGDSLNDHHSLDPYLNTYAQGVNMQPGSLSTHHHIDPTNSGFDPGCDAPLVALHPGMLGPQSPTSYYSYPPTGNYPYPGQQQPLPFSHDPDRQPPTPNNVDYTWQALMASIGVQGRQA; this is encoded by the exons ATGGCCAACTCACCACTGGCAAGGGCAACAGGTGG ATTCGTGCTGGCAAATACCGAAGAGCTCCACGAAAAGATCATCCAGCTCCAAGATCGAATATCTAGCTTAGAGAATGCCCTTGCTACCCTTCAGGCAGCGCATTCCTCTCAGCCTCATCCTTTGTTAAGAGAGGAATTACTCGAGTTGAAAGCGCCACTCGGCACTGAGCTTGCCCCCGCTCAATCCAAACGTCGGCGCACCGAAGCCACCAATGCAGTAGGTGAAGAACAAGGGCCTGAAGTGTTGGACGCGCTTGGTACACTCACCATCGAAAGTGAGGGGCGATCTGTCTTTTATGGTGGAACGGCGGGAGCCGAGTTTTTGCTCAAG CCTTCCGAGTCTCTCGATGTAAAGCCGTCTATCAGCTCCTCAGTTGGTCGACCTGGGTTTACCGTGAACATTGAACTACAGCACTTATCCCAGTCGTTCCCTTTTACACCTATCCGGGGGAGCGAAAAGGAGATCAAACAACAGCTCAGGGCACTGCTTCCTGCTGCTGACAAGGCTTGGACGATTTGCGAGTTCTACTTCATGAACGCGACTTGGCT ATATAACCCCATTCCAAGAAGCCAGTTTATTGAAACG ATCTTCAATCGAATGTATCGGACGCCAACTAACGTCGACGCATGCAGTGCTCATCAATATTCAGTGATGTTTG GTATTCTTGCCGTTG GTGTCCAACTTAACACCGATCTCCCCC CACTTGACTGTAGCTCTGAGAATACCACGGTATCAGCTATCCAATCAATC TTGCTGATGTGTTACTTCTGCCAATTGACGGACAACAAAGACTCCCCAATGCACCACTGGGCACTCATAGGTCTTGGTATGAAACTAGCAGTCGGC ATTGGGCTTCATCGAGATGGTAAACGATGGGATCTAGATCCAGCTGAAGCCGAACTACGACGAGCACTTTGGTGGGAG TTGAGAACGTTTGATGCTTGGGTAGCAATTGGGCTTGGCAGACCGCCTAGTATAGCCGC CATACATACTGATACAGAGTGGCCAAAAGACCCAGAAGCTAAAATGAATCAGGATGGATTGATTGAGCCAAGTT ATCAACGTGTTAAATTTGTGTTTGCGAGGTTGCTGTTAGAGGTTTTAGACGGG GCGTTTAGCGCTACTGCGCCATCATATGAAAAAGTTCTGAAACTACACAAGCGCCTTCGCGAGTTCGAGGGGCCACCTCACTTGCACGTCCCGGGTTTCTTCGGCAATAAATACAAGGAAACATCACTTTACGTAGATAACTCACTGCAGCTGGAGCGCCATACGACATTCTGTGTCCCAGAAACAATTCTAATGCATCTGCATCGGAGCTTCTTCGCGCGTGCAATAAGCGAGTCTCCGGATGACCCGCTCCAGAGTCGATACGCTGAGTCGGTCATCGCCATCCACGAAGCTGTTT TGCGACATCTGGCGGCAGTCAGGAGCCTTTTCAGCTTACTTCCCAACCTTGCTATGAGATTTTGGTTGTACTGGAGCCATGCTTTCTCGGGTGCG ACCATCCTCGCTGCGTTGGTCATCCGTTGCCCTGGGTCATCTTTATCCATATCTGCATTGAAAGGGTTGGATGAAGTGTCAGATTTATTTAGCCAAGCGCAAAACGCTTGTAGAGCTCGAAGGGCATTG CCCACGATCTTGAAATTACGCCAAAGGGCTCATTACGCGTTTAAGGAATATCATTCGGGCCACCCGACAATTATATCATTAGACGGAAGCCCTCCCGGAAATTCGGATAGTGGGAGAGAGGAGAATACTCTATTGGGTGGCCGGACTCGGGTTATTACTTACCAGGGACAAGCTAGCGAATACAGAAGTGGGCAATCTACAAGTTCGACACTCTCTCCTTACTCGGATGAGTCGGGTAGTGTTGCTTCGGGAGTAGCAGTGGGAGATTCGCTAAACGACCACCATTCTCTTGATCCATACTTGAATACTTATGCTCAGGGGGTCAATATGCAGCCTGGTTCTCTTTCGACTCATCATCATATCGATCCAACCAACTCCGGCTTTGATCCGGGTTGTGATGCGCCTCTCGTGGCACTCCATCCTGGCATGCTTGGGCCTCAATCGCCGACTTCATACTATAGTTATCCTCCAACAGGGAATTATCCGTATCCTGGCCAGCAACAGCCATTACCTTTTTCACATGACCCAGATAGACAGCCTCCAACTCCCAATAACGTAGACTATACCTGGCAAGCATTGATGGCCAGCATTGGCGTGCAAGGTAGACAAGCTTAA
- a CDS encoding methyltransferase domain protein — MAPSSAVKIPKTNSSVHDIQADAPPFGSRFLTEDQDVWSKNAWDHVPPPSDQTERIEKALGRQRNSPVPKAEYSKYNDNPASYWDRFYKWNEGNFFRDRKWLHQEFPELTQLTDSEAGQATVVEIGCGAGNTVFPLLESNQNPKLNIIGCDYSSKAIEVVRAHPLYTANHIGSVSAYVWDLAGSTLPPGVDSGTVDVVVMVFVLSALHPKEWAQAVINVYRMLKPGGLVVLRDYGRYDLTQLRFKEGRLLDDNFYVRGDGTRVYFFDLDELALLFTGTLAPKKEDSKGLVVTSQIEDNDPAFKAEISNVMILTSSDDLSSALAPALVDVIPTEELSSRNDRPALAESTSAILDASQHDTIIRDERPEPPTSLEEVDASDGITPGPSDPHGHEPSSGAQSPGEAPPPSTDRINHAQATAAQSSTVLGISHPLFSITQLGVDRRLLVNRKRQLQMYRVWMQGKFRKN, encoded by the exons ATGGCACCTTCTAGCGCAGTAAAAATCCCGAAGACCAACTC GTCGGTTCACGATATTCAAGCAGATGCCCCTCCATTTGGCTCCAG GTTTTTGACTGAGG ATCAGGACGTGTGGAGCAAAAACGCCTG GGACCACGTTCCTCCCCCATCTGACCAAACAGAACGAATTGAGAAAGCGCTTGGACGGCAACGAAATTCCCCAGTGCCAAAGGCGGAATACT CGAAATATAACGATAACCCTGCTTCTTATTGGGATCGATTCTACAAATGGAACGAGGGAAATTTCTTCCGTGACCGCAAATGGCTCCACCAAGAGTTCCCAGAACTCACCCAATTAACTGATAGCGAG GCTGGCCAGGCAACAGTCGTTGAGATCGGGTGTG GCGCCGGGAACACCGTGTTTCCT CTACTTGAATCAAACCAAAATCCCAAACTGAACATAATCGGATGTGATTACTCTTCCAAGGCGATCGAGGTTGTACGA GCACACCCCCTCTACACCGCTAACCATATTGGATCTGTCTCAGCCTACGTATGGGACCTTGCCGGCTCCACTTTGCCACCCGGCGTCGACTCTGGTACGGTTGACGTCGTGGTAATGGTGTTTGTCCTCAGTGCCCTACATCCCAAAGAATGGGCGCAAGCTGTTATCAACGTCTATCGA ATGCTGAAACCTGGGGGACTGGTTGTCCTGCGCGACTATGGCCGTTATGATCTCACCCAACTCCGGTTCAAAGAAGGTCGGCTCTTGGATGATAACTTTTACGTGCGTGGGGACGGCACGCGCgtctatttctttgacttgg ATGAGCTCGCCTTGCTGTTCACAGGCACATTAGCGCCCAAGAAAGAGGATTCCAAAGGATTGGTCGTGACTTCACAGATAGAAGATAACGATCCGGCGTTCAAAGCCGAGATTTCGAACGTCATGATCCTCACCTCATCGGACGATCTTTCTTCAGCACTGGCTCCTGCTCTTGTCGATGTTATTCCAACAGAGGAGCTGAGTTCGCGAAACGACCGACCCGCTCTAGCAGAGAGTACGAGTGCGATTTTGGACGCATCTCAACACGACACTATCATACGGGATGAGAGGCCCGAGCCGCCAACATCACTCGAAGAAGTAGACGCGTCAGATGGTATTACTCCAGGTCCGTCCGACCCACATGGACACGAACCTTCGAGCGGAGCGCAGTCTCCAGGCGAGGCCCCCCCACCATCGACCGATCGTATCAATCATGCCCAGGCCACCGCTGCGCAGTCGAGTACTGTACTTGGCATCTCGCATCCTCTTTTCTCGATCACGCAGTTGGGCGTTGACCGCCGGCTGCTGGTAAACCGCAAAAGACAACTTCAAATGTATCGAGTCTGGATGCAGGGAAAGTTTAGGAAGAATTAA
- a CDS encoding Rho guanine nucleotide exchange factor produces MQSTQPNGRPGDGEGDIESMFKEILGGFGESNLTLNDPRQANAGQEHRRGHYAEDSIVSLISSYEGGEDDYEPQPPRHQGPANAYMSQRGPTRDRLRPLPQPPGASISPKPAAFTAPAPLPSLPGAISMPSPEPFQHPGPPPGPPGPASAYLGSSYIQPGPPKTLLNTHVRRQLPSQPDPYGPTSNPTISTPNDPVRRATRRPTTAGSDTAASPASAVPRSPRLSQPNPSPYGIPTVQVGAPDDYQPSFPSGPPPGAMLPSIPGAASTPNLNSPGPMYRSSSPQQFDAYGGAPYIPPNTNSSYAGVSHPPRTTSRTHTNEMYQSPVSALSPSLGANLGRSGSASSSMLSGAPIDRNNSKSSNWSANSSLLPRNNYPPSTVSYDTTTGNDAVGYLDLPSASSPVADMSYRGDQQYLEDRIATAKGRLELHHDEDDPDDYDYSDEDETLFVNLALLSHLAVKLRDKVPRGTHVKGSIPYTHAFTGKDIVSTIQSTIQRQLAITFDLSTNDRRTALQVARSLQNQLFFYEVEWGGQALNDGVEDVYMFLDDQGGASDQRFEREELPTGVITLLTSCYSPSCSLGLPGKCYAYGCPRGYQAGAALGRQLSAQESRPSEKETTVEWVDSVDPEVVRNLPESERRRQEVIWQVVKKEEQYVQDLDTIVEIFIRPLREARSSIVQGDVNQFIDTVFGNILDIRECNRRLLEVMRMYFAAAEFRIVYPLYIGQLPIAEKMVKDESESNADFRSFLEHCSRDPRARRLDLKHFMHRPQEHLTKYTTILETILHDTEKENADAEYLAEAMASIQNLHSVAQLRTFQSAMCRGNSAKLEWHNLVSAEVRDGMSKQEIKRQSVIFELIKGEMEYVKDLELLNTLFIQPLLHENPPPIPREGLERFISEVFANFADVHLHHRRMLDTLHEIQREEHPIIRSISAPIFDAALNWRDAYMIYIPHYPIAEYLVDSQKAENKEFRAFVERQIRAPDARRLELKAFIHRPVARLPRYELLLRDIMAASPMDHEDRESIPQIIEIITWESIDLDLRNESRQLYHFGKLYRQPEGGLDFSRWSEVFVLVFDNYLVITKPRSKDGVTKYLVNRRPIPIDLMSLVGFNDPAQQRPTRLFSIGTKHDAPPAGPGGSGDAQDSRSIYPFGIHYSGRAGGISQFFIDSQAAREEWRQKLEEAIEMRKVVQDSNKVFELETLSDETFAQPKGYASNSSWNDESSFAGGKVTCTVPFSTADGRGLVAIGCAEGVWIGLRHDPKSIRRVLHLKAVTQCAMLEDFGIFLVLADKAFFAYHIEALVPTAGTAQMNSAQNRTPQRLSGNKDVQFFSVGQLAGRTLVVYMKKKGMESVFRVLEPIIHKINEPTRAGGAFSRFGFGQQRSEWFRIYRDFFLPSEAFDLVFLKAKVAILCTKGFEIMDLADFKSVTIPQRDDARFANVARRCDSCRPLGMFRSSENEFLLCYDEFGIYVNRHGDPTRNVGTTIEWEGRAERVAFHPPFVVLFDSRFIEIRHIEKGNLLQIIKGEDVRCVWDGRGAKVHPTATPGPEGWSDGTGSQESTIHVVMNSSDSGSSGQRGKTQYQHISELVPTVPLFLPGPLASPSASTYFPRPGSPSLSSPRTSVTGTTFTSSLRLDTFMAATKENPIVFYDVADAQGESWSSNTYKTRLTLNYKGIPYRVKYISLCDIEPTLKELGVPVVFPTFPHYTLPMIADPSSDPDGEPTYIADSFKIALYLDDKYSSPQYPLILPPGTRAIEHMWFTTYYPPLSALVIKLFYYKGPRLLDERSAEYWHRTRGDKYKPLSEEEETQYWGELREKFGTLAKSISLNDGTSEAGPFILGKTLSFIDFTIGGFFYFIQRVVGKESKQLKEMMEWQDGGWSVFWKAIQDVENKSSQLP; encoded by the exons ATGCAGTCCACACAGCCCAACGGACGACCGGGAGATGGAGAAGGAGATATAGAGAGCATGTTCAAAGAAATACTAGGTGGATTTGGGGAGTCTAATCTGACTCTGAATGACCCGAGGCAGGCGAATGCCGGGCAGGAACATCGCCGAGGTCACTACGCAGAGGATAGTATTGTCTCACTGATCAGCTCCTATGAGGGCGGAGAGGATGACTACGAGCCTCAACCTCCGCGTCACCAAGGTCCAGCCAATGCCTACATGTCCCAGCGTGGTCCTACACGGGATAGATTGAGGCCGTTGCCTCAACCTCCTGGCGCATCGATATCGCCAAAGCCAGCAGCCTTCACTGCCCCGGCCCCACTTCCCTCATTGCCAGGTGCTATATCCATGCCTTCACCAGAGCCGTTTCAGCATCCCGGTCCTCCACCAGGTCCACCAGGCCCAGCAAGTGCTTACCTCGGCAGTTCCTATATCCAGCCCGGTCCCCCGAAAACTCTGCTCAACACACACGTACGCCGACAACTTCCCTCCCAGCCTGATCCCTATGGCCCTACCTCCAATCCTACTATTTCAACCCCCAATGACCCCGTTCGACGCGCAACTAGGCGCCCGACCACCGCCGGTTCTGATACTGCCGCCAGCCCTGCATCAGCTGTGCCCAGATCACCGCGTCTTTCGCAGCCTAACCCATCCCCCTATGGAATCCCCACAGTTCAGGTTGGTGCCCCAGACGACTACCAGCCCAGTTTTCCCTCTGGCCCTCCGCCCGGAGCTATGTTGCCTTCTATTCCTGGCGCAGCCAGCACCCCCAACCTCAACTCTCCTGGGCCCATGTACCGTTCCTCGTCACCCCAGCAGTTTGACGCATACGGCGGTGCGCCGTACATCCCCCCAAATACCAACAGCTCCTATGCCGGTGTTAGCCACCCGCCTCGCACCACCTCCCGCACGCACACCAACGAAATGTATCAATCTCCTGTTTCTGCCCTTTCCCCTAGTCTAGGAGCCAACCTTGGACGATCTGGTTCCGCTTCCTCCTCCATGCTCTCCGGAGCACCCATTGACCGTAACAATTCCAAGTCGTCTAATTGGTCTGCAAACTCGAGTCTCCTGCCTAGGAATAATTACCCCCCGTCCACGGTCTCTTATGATACAACGACGGGCAACGATGCGGTTGGATATTTAGATCTGCCTTCTGCCAGTTCCCCCGTGGCCGACATGAGTTATCGCGGTGACCAACAATATCTTGAGGATCGTATTGCCACGGCCAAGGGTCGCTTGGAATTACATCATGATGAAGACGACCCGGATGATTACGACTATAGCGATGAGGACGAGACTCTTTTCGTTAATTTGGCCCTTTTGTCACATCTGGCCGTGAAATTGCGAGACAAGGTACCCAGAGGTACACATGTAAAAGGAAGTATCCCATACACACACGCTTTCACGGGCAAGGATATCGTT TCTACTATTCAATCTACAATCCAACGACAACTTGCCATCACGTTCGACCTCAGTACCAACGATCGTCGCACAGCTCTCCAGGTGGCAAGAAGTCTACAAAATCAGCTCTTCTTTTACGAAGTCGAGTGGGGTGGCCAAGCCCTCAACGACGGAGTTGAAGACGTCTACATGTTCCTCGATGATCAAGGCGGAGCCTCTGACCAACGATTCGAGCGAGAAGAACTTCCCACAGGCGTAATCACCCTACTCACATCTTGCTACTCCCCGAGTTGTTCGTTGGGGCTACCCGGTAAATGTTACGCTTATGGCTGTCCAAGAGGATACCAGGCCGGTGCAGCGCTCGGTCGGCAGCTCAGCGCCCAAGAGAGCAGGCCCTCTGAAAAAGAGACAACCGTCGAGTGGGTGGATTCGGTTGACCCGGAGGTTGTGCGAAATCTGCCAGAAAGCGAGAGAAGACGGCAAGAGGTCATATGGCAAGTCGTTAAAAAGGAGGAGCAGTATGTACAAGATCTGGATACCATCGTCGAG ATCTTTATCCGCCCATTGCGCGAAGCTCGTTCTTCTATTGTTCAAGGAGACGTGAATCAATTCATCGACACAGTATTCGGGAACATTCTCGATATCCGCGAATGCAATCGTCGCTTGCTCGAAGTCATGCGA ATGTATTTTGCTGCCGCCGAGTTCCGCATCGTCTATCCGCTATACATCGGTCAACTCCCTATTGCGGAAAAAATGGTCAAGGATGAGAGCGAATCCAATGCAGATTTTAGAAGCTTTTTAGAG CATTGCTCGCGTGATCCTCGAGCACGTCGTTTGGACCTGAAGCATTTTATGCACCGTCCTCAAGAGCATCTTACGAAATATACCACCATCCTCGAAACGATTCTTCACGATACCGAGAAGGAAAATGCTGATGCGGAGTACCTTGCCGAAGCCATGGCGTCCATTCAAAATCTTCATTCGGTCGCACAGCTGCGGACGTTCCAGAGTGCAATGTGTCGTGGAAATAGCGCTAAGCTTGAGTGGCACAATCTGGTTAGCGCAGAAGTACGCGATGGGATGTCTAAGCAGGAGATCAAAAGACAATC GGTTATTTTTGAGTTGATCAAGGGAGAAATGGAATACGTCAAGGATCTAGAGCTACTCAACACT CTCTTCATTCAACCTCTCCTGCACGAGAACCCTCCCCCAATTCCCCGAGAGGGCCTTGAACGCTTTATCTCCGAGGTTTTCGCTAACTTTGCAGACGTTCATTTGCATCACAGGCGAATGCTCGACACGCTCCACGAAATCCAGCGCGAAGAGCATCCCATTATTCGGTCTATATCTGCACCAATATTCGATGCTGCACTCAATTGGAGAGACGCGTATATGATCTATATCCCACATTACCCTATAGCGGAGTACTTGGTAGACTCACAAAAGGCGGAGAATAAGGAATTTAGGGCGTTTGTCGAA CGACAAATCCGAGCTCCTGATGCCCGTCGACTCGAGCTCAAGGCATTTATTCATCGACCGGTAGCTCGTCTGCCTCGTTACGAACTCTTGTTGCGCGACATCATGGCTGCCTCACCTATGGACCACGAGGATCGAGAGTCAATCCCCCAGATCATTGAGATTATCA CCTGGGAATCGATT GATTTGGATCTACGCAATGAATCACGGCAGCTTTACCACTTTGGGAAGCTGTATCGGCAGCCTGAAGGTGGCCTAGACTTCTCAAGATGGTCAGAGGTTTTCGTGCTAGTGTTTGACAACTACT TGGTCATCACAAAACCAAGGTCCAAAGATGGGGTGACAAAGTACTTGGTCAATCGCAGG CCCATTCCTATCGACCTGATGAGTCTGGTCGGCTTCAACGACCCTGCTCAGCAGCGCCCCACTCGTCTATTCAGTATCGGAACGAAGCACGACGCGCCCCCTGCAGGACCGGGTGGATCTGGAGACGCCCAAGATTCACGCTCCATATATCCTTTTGGTATTCATTACTCGGGCCGTGCAGGAGGCATCTCTCAGTTTTTCATTGACTCACAAGCTGCCCGTGAGGAATGGAGACAGAAACTGGAAGAGGCGATTGAAATGCGCAAGGTCGTACAGGATTCTAATAAG GTCTTCGAGCTGGAGACTCTCAGCGACGAAACGTTTGCTCAGCCCAAGGGGTACGCTTCCAACTCGAGCTGGAATGACGAATCTTCCTTTGCTGGCGGGAAGGTTACTTGCACAGTGCCATTCT CTACCGCTGACGGACGTGGGCTGGTTGCAATCGGATGTGCAGAAGGCGTATGGATCGGGCTAAGGCACGACCCCAAAT CGATACGCCGAGTATTGCACCTCAAGGCAGTTACCCAGTGTGCCATGCTGGAAGATTTCGGCATTTTCCTTGTATTGGCTGACAAA GCGTTCTTTGCTTACCACATTGAGGCACTCGTTCCAACGGCTGGCACGGCCCAGATGAATAGTGCACAGAACAGGACCCCCCAACGATTGAGCGGCAACAAAGATGTCCAGTTCTTTAGCGTCGGACAACTGGCCGGCAGGACATTGGTTGTATATATGAAAAAGAAAGGA ATGGAGAGTGTCTTCCGTGTGTTGGAACCAATCATCCACAAAATCAATGAACCTACTCGTGCGGGGGGTGCCTTCAGTCGATTTGGTTTTGGTCAGCAACGATCAGAATGGTTTCGGATCTACAGG GATTTCTTCCTCCCATCTGAAGCATTTGACCTCGTATTTCTCAAGGCCAAGGTGGCGATCTTGTGTACCAAGGGATTCGAGATTATGGATTTGGCCGA CTTCAAGAGCGTTACGATTCCTCAACGAGATGACGCTCGGTTTGCCAATGTTGCAAGACGATGCGATTCCTGTCGACCATTGGGGATGTTTAGGTCAAGCGAGAACGAGTTCCTGTTGTGTTATGACG AATTTGGTATCTACGTGAATCGTCACGGCGACCCCACCCGTAATGTCGGCACTACTATCGAGTGGGAGGGACGCGCGGAACGAGTTGCGTTCCATCCGCCATTTGTGGTTCTTTTCGACAGTCGCTTCATTGAGATCCGACATATCGAAAAAGGCAATTTATTGcaaatcatcaagggcgaagATGTCCGTTGCGTTTGGGATGGGCGAGGCGCCAAGGTCCATCCGACTGCGACTCCCGGTCCTGAGGGATGGAGCGATGGTACTGGGTCCCAGGAGAGCACAATCCACGTTGTCATGAACTCCAGcgactcagggtccagtgGCCAACGGGGCAAGACACAGTATCAACATATTTCAGAACTTGTTCCCACTGTACCGCTGTTCTTGCCCGGTCCGCTAGCTAGTCCATCAGCCTCTACCTACTTCCCTAGGCCGGGTTCCCCATCTCTATCTTCGCCGCGCACATCGGTCACAGG AACCACTTTCACTTCGAGCTTGAGACTAGATACATTCATGGCGGCAACCAAAGAAAACCCAATCGTGTTCTATGACGTTGCTGATGCACAAGGTGAATCATGGTCTTCCAATACCTATAAAACCCG ACTTACTTTAAATTACAAGGGGATACCTTATCGTGTCAAATACATTTCTCTATGCGACATCGAGCCGACCCTTAAAGAGCTAGGTGTCCCCGTCGTATTCCCTACATTCCCCCACTACACGTTGCCCA TGATTGCCGATCCCTCCAGCGATCCAGACGGCGAGCCCACTTACATTGCTGATTCTTTTAAGATCGCACTCTATCTTGATGACAAGTATTCGTCTCCTCAATACCCGCTAATACTTCCTCCGGGAACCCGTGCAATCGAGCACATGTGGTTCACAACCTATTATCCACCTCTGAGTGCTTTGGTTATCAAGCTATTCTATTATAAGGGACCGCGTTTGCTTGATGAAAGGAGCGCAGAGTATTGGCACCGAACTCGCGGGGACAAGTACAAGCCTCTCtctgaagaggaagagacaCAGTATTGGGGAGAATTACGCGAAAAATTCGGGACATTAGCAAAGTCAATCAGTCTCAATGACGGGACCAGTGAAGCCGGGCCGTTTATATTGGGCAAAACCCTTTCTTTTATCGATTTTACTATTGGAGGTTTCTTTTACTTCATCCAAAGGGTCGTAGGAAAGGAATCCAAGCAACTGAAGGAGATGATGGAATGGCAGGATGGGGGATGGAGCGTGTTTTGGAAGGCGATTCAGGATGTCGAAAACAAGTCATCGCAACTTCCGTGA
- a CDS encoding small nuclear RNA activating complex (SNAPc), subunit SNAP43, producing the protein MNPTVLPQTFVAISTTDQDTTTRGPGRVTVTNRLRTAKRAGLWTTPIFGDYMSLRTLMADAAGPEIIDNAVQETSQNLRNAEDILVREGMTVEVDPELRKGQLLGLVRDTTM; encoded by the exons ATGAACCCTACAGTACTTCCACAGACGTTCGTCGCCATCAGTACCACAGACCAGGATACTACGACCCGCGGTCCTGGCCGCGTGACAGTCACCAATCGACTCCGAACGGCAAAACGAGCA GGACTATGGACCACTCCCATCTTTGGGGATTACATGAGCCTCCGTACGCTAATGGCGGATGCGGCTGGTCCCGAAATAATTGACAATGCAGTTCAGGAAACCAGTCAAAATCTACGAAATGCAGAAGATATACTAGTACGGGAGGGTATGACCGTCGAAGTAGACCCAGAACTTCGTAAAGGCCAATTGCTTGGACTTGTACGTGATACAACAATGTGA